The Ipomoea triloba cultivar NCNSP0323 chromosome 4, ASM357664v1 DNA segment AGTCTGATAGTGGTGAAAAAATCAAATGTTGTATACAAAAAATACAATGAACATCTCACCAAGTTAAATCGTATCTAGCTGAAATGTCAACAATTTTTTAAGATACTAACATCAGAACGTGTGAGATAGATAGACATAACTACAAAACAATTTATAAGTTATTTctcttttactttttgtttaatCATTTCTAGATTTGATGGAAGAGATTTCTTGAGGAGATTCAAGGGCAAGACAATCATGTTCATTGGGGATTCCATAAgcttaaatttctatgaatctCTTAAATGTTTGCTCAACGCTGCAGTCTCCGGTGAGTCAAAGTCAAAAGTGGAGACAAGAAAAACCCACCACAACTATCTAAAGGTATGCATGGGATAAACCCCTATGATTTTAGCCGGAGATAAATTAGTCTAGATTATCCATTGCTAATTTGCTCAAATCGAGAAGGGCAATAGAACGCTCCCAAGGCTATTTGTTACAACCTCGATCCCTTAGCTTTAGCTCTAAGACCGAGATACTTATAATCCATAGATTCTGTTGCTATGTATAAATACGTGCTCCTCTTTGCAGGATTATGGAGTGGAAGTTAAAATGTTTCACACTAATTTCCTAGTAGACATCGAAAGAAAGGACATTGGACGTGTACTGAAGCTCCACTCCCTTAAAAATGGCGATGTATGGAAGCAAGCAGACGTTCTGATCTTTAACACTTGGCAGTGGTGGGGGAGGAGAGGGCAGGGACAGCCGTAGGATCTGATTTGATATGATCTTGACAAATTGTCTCTGGACTTTCTGGGAAATTAAGGTAAACTAGAGTTCTGAACATTATTGGTTTTTGCAGGTGGGACTATATTGAACATGATGGCAAGGTTGTAAAAGACATGAACAGAGTTGCAGCTTTCAGTGCAGCTTTGGATACCTGGGCAAAATGGGTTGAAACTGAAGTGAATCACACCAAAACCCATGTAATCTACCAAGGTGTAACTCCCTCACATTACAAGTAAGAATTTCCGGGATGagattaatcttttttttttttttttttttttaaaggtactattgactctgttacatgtagtattgtccatatatactttctcaacctactgaagtcagcgagtcaatatcgcccccactgagactcaaacccatgacttcatgccgcttgaccataaggtctttggcgGGATGAGGTTAATCTGGTCGAGCTCAACCCGCCTAATGGCATTGCTGCATACACGTGGGTTTGAACTCTGACGTTATATTCGACAGGGGAGCGGAGTGGGGCGAGCCGGGAGTGAGGAACTGTTTGAAAGAAACCAGGCCTATAAAGGGTTCAACTTATGCAGTTGGATTGCCAGTGGGAGAAAAGATTGTGAAACAAGCCCAGAACAGGATGACCAAACCATTTTACTTGCTGGACATAACCAGACTTTCTGAGCTCAGAAAAGATGGCCACCCTGCAATTTACAGTGGATTAAACACCATGGACTGCACACACTGGTGCCTTGCTGGTGTTCCTGATACCTGGGCTCAAATTCTCTATGCACATTTGGTTTCAGGAATAGGGAATTGATATGGAATGCGTTAAGAGTCCCACGTTGAAAAATAAGACagaaacatatgggtttataaggtcatggattagacTAGCTGAATGACTGGATTAAGTTTTTTAGTCTGGTTTGACCCATGTGCATTACAGCCCGAGATAATTTgtactttttgaaaatataatacaattcctatataTGGTTTGCAGTCTGAAATGCTTGATTCTTTCATAGGCCTACAATGGAAGAATTGCAATCCAATCCTTTGTACAGGTAAAAGAACAGGATGAAAAGAACAACAATGTGTTTATTATGGTATTAACATTAGCTGTACCTTTGAAATCTCCAGGCCGAGACCGAGAAGAGGGGTTGATCCTGCCAGCAAATGAGGAAACACCCGTCTTGATCTTTAAGGTTGTATCCATCGTAGTTATGGCTGTGTAACAATCTCCTCCCTTGCATCATGATGTGATAGCTCAATCTCACCTTCCTGAAACCAGACAGCTCGAGCCTTGGGATCCATTTCTCGAGCTTTTCGTGCCTTTCCTTTCGTTCTAGTCCCTCGCAGGATATGATGTTCTTGATCTCCTCCCCGTATACCATCTTCTCGATCTTCTGGCGCTCGGGTGATGCTCTCGGGATGGTGGATTCCAAGCAGTCGAAAAGGGCAGCGTAGAAGTTTAAGGCCTCCATGGTTCGGTCCATCAGACTGAACCCGTTGTGGTTTGCTTCTTGCTCGGTCATGACCATTATTTTGGGGGAGAGGCTCCACAGGGAATTGAGGAAACTCATCATCTTAGGTGCAGTGGCTAAAGGCAAAGGCGACGAGGAAGTGGAATCGGGGCTAGCACCGTATGGATTAGCCACTTCTTTCTCGAGAAAATCCCCCAAGGTACGAGGATTCACCTGCAGGATCCTCTGCAGATGGACAGAATTCGCGTGCCTAGACACCACCGGGGGGGTGTTCCTCTGCAGCATTTCGTCGTCGAATGCTAAAAAAGGATGCAGCTGCAGCACGGAGCTTATTGCAATCGCTTCGCCCATCTTCACGGGCAAGCTCTCGATGCTGAGACTCTCCAATCTGCTAACTATAGGATTAAACTGAAACGGGATATCCAGTTTCTCTGCAGCTTCATTTAACTGGTGTGCCATCTGCTCCAGCACCTCTTTATGCTCGTTAATCCCTGTTATCCTGATATGTGGTGGACCTTCGGGGCGCACACTCATAGCCTGCAGAAGACTAATCCACTGTGCAGGCTCAAACGCGTTGAGATCAATAATGTGGACAACTTTCTCCCGTTCCATCGCCTCCATGATAGCCTCATTCGTGATCACATAAGACAATCTCAGGAACGGGCAGAGCTCAAAAAACATCTTCTGCACAACATTTTCATCAGCTGCAGACGTTATTCGGGTGGACTTTAAGGCCTTGTACAGCCCCGGCCAGCCTTTAAGGATGCGGTCAGCAAGCGCCTCGTTGAAGTATGCAGCCACTCTCTGCATCGAATCGCCATCAGAAGCAGCGAGATGCGAGATGTGCTCGAGGACAATGTTAGCATTCTCAATGTTCCCAGCAGCAACATGGTTCACACAGGTGACCAGAAGATGGACTAGGAACAAACCCCGTCGCTCTGACCTCATCTCTCCCAGCCAGGGATACGGTGACCCTATTCCAGGCGAGAGCGACATCATGGAGAAGTACTGAAGTGGCGACGAACCAATTGAAGATGAACCCTCCTCTTGGACCATAGCTACCATCAACAGATTATATTTTGGCACCTGGATTTTCACAACATAGCTAAGCATTCCTTCTAATCCCAAGTTTTAATTTGGCTTTTGAAATTAAAGCAAATTCTTTTCATTAATTCAAATGGAAAACAGATTGCCAAGACAAGCCATACACATGAACTGAGCCCAGGGAAAACATTGCTATCACAGATGCACACAAGAATTCTaatgtaattaattaccataaagaATGAATTACAGTATGTTTTTACTGTCCAAATGGTGAAAACTTCACTAGCATACTTGTTTCAGTTCTCATCACTTCAAATTTCAACTTGTTTCCTCCTAATGCATCATAACATTCTACAAACAATCATGCCTCAACAAAGTTCACCAATGCCCGAGGGTTTGCACTGAGTAAACCCACCGCCTTATGACCCTAGCCTGcaactggctcaaaccaagaaggccaataggccactACTTTTTCTAACCTTTTGATTACCAAGGTAACAATCTGAACAACTTGGGTGGGTTTTGTAGGCAAAAAGCTTGCTAGTTTTCCTAGTGCCTCTACTTTTTCTAACATTCCCAAAGCTTCATATGGGTATGATTTTGCAGAAAAGAAACTTTAAAGCTTAAAGAGATAAAGGCTAAAAGTAACATAGAATTTCCAAAGGTCAAAgcttttgtaaaattttcagAATTTCAGATGACATACAGGCAAAGTAGTAACATATGCCCAGACTTGTGCTAGAGACATGCAAAATCAAGAATTAACAGGGATAAAGTGAACTTGACTTATTTTCTTGAATGCATAACTGAGAAGGAAGTGGGGGTGGGGTAAATACTTACTCCAATTAGTTAAAATACCTTGAAGCAAATCAAAAGAGCAGTTGAAAACCCAGAAACCTGAAATGTCCCAAGAGAGTGTTTGAGACAGATATATCCAACCAGGAATATGCTCAAATACTCAGGAGCACTCAACCTAAGAAAAGGAGTTTGTCTGGGCTGAGGAAATGGAGAAGTGGGTCAAAAAGAGTGGAAAACACAGCAGGTCATGGggacaaatttttattttttttttaaataattaggtTTCGACTTATGCCAGACTAATCCTAAGTATCTAGAACCCTTGCCTAGTCACCCCGTCAGTTCTCGGCTCCCACCCCTTCTTTATACACTCAATACAGAAAGGGTCTTTATCACCTCTAACCAGTCATTCAGTTCCCACACTGTTGCTAGAGCAAGACTTTAAGGTGATAAGTCGAAAAGCTAGCCCCACGGGGGCAATATGGGGACATTTTCCATGGCTTCTTGCTTTGTGTAAGTAAACAAGGGGCTGCTATATGCTAGATTTGTTGTCCTTAGTGAATTGGGGTGTCCTTTGGGGACTTCAGAGGAATATGGAATTTTGTGAAAACCAGAGCCTATCTATCTCCCCAGAAATGGCCTTGTCAGTACATGAAGTGGATGGGAATAAGAGCTGGCCAGGCCTTGGTGTTATTCTGCAGAGCAACACAAGTCCAAGTATGTGTAACCAAAAGAAAACAACATCTTAAGTTGTTGGTTAGTGGGTGATAGTGGGTATTGCAAGGGGAAAAAACCTCCAAAGAAACCCATGTTTTTGTCCACTTGTCTCAGGCATAGACCATCCACTTAGTACCATTTTCTTGCATCAAGACAACAAAGACAAAAAAATACAAGGTGGTTGTGGAGAGAAAACACCAAAAGTTGATGAAGCACTCAACTTTTGGTGTGATGGGTCCTTGGATGCTACTGCCTGGATTGTCTGCATATCTAGACCTTTAAAATGTTGTCATTATAGTggcattaattatttttattgctctctcttattattttaatcttttgtcCTAGATATGCTCTTCACATCATATGAACTTTGGGTACACGACAAAAACGTAGTACTCTTGGTTGTTTGTACTTTGTAGTGTTTAGTCTTTCCTTctttattttagaaattaaagatCACCCACCCACCATTGGAGTGGGAGGCTTATGGTGGCTAAGGAGATTATTCCAACCTCTACGGCACAAAGAGAGAAAATACACAAATTAAACCCTTTTTTTTAACTATAGTATTCGCATTATAGCTCGGGAATGAAACTAATTCAATTGAATCTTGGTCAGACTCCATTTTTTAAGAGAttgaaaaacaattaaataaagaataacatcattaatcaaaataGTTTCAATAATTGTTGTATTTACAAAAGTCTAGAGTCCTTTTCACTTGAACGAACTCATTGATTTTTTATGGAAGAGACTCTCTTTGACACTATAGGCTAGCCAAAAAAAATGGGTAACATCATAACCatacatacaaattaaaggaaTAGATACAAAAAGGCAGGGGCCCATGGTGAGCAGATTCATCCAAGCAAGTGGAAGCAACTGCAAGTGATGATAATCAGCAGATAGTTAAATTCGTGAATTGATAATCCAAATGTTATAAGTTCGGCTCTTGGGGAAGCAGTCTATTGACCTTCTATTTAAAGAACAACCCAATAAAATTGGTCaaattgttgacttggtaactacaaTGTTATAAGTTTGATACCTGATAGGGTGCTCTATTAACTTTTTTGATTTGAGTCGATCAATCCTAAGTTAATTTACTTTATTGTAGTCATTTATTGTTAAAATTATATGATGAGATTTACACTATGTATACATTCGGATAATGACTACGAGTTCTCTTCAACACTCAAAAAAgttacactatatatatatatatatatatatatatatatatatataaaattgcacACATGCCaatgaccttatggtctagtgacatCTAGTTGCACCCCATATGAAAATGAATGGTTCGagtcattaggttgagaaaataattataaacagatactacgtTGTAACAGagtaaatagtatttttaaaaaaattttaaaatacaaaaatttcattacattttttaaagatGTTTTTCCTTAGTTTTCTCGCAGAGTCCCAGCAAGCAAGCAGCCCCCACACCCGCAGCCGTGCTCCTTCAGCAGGCCGTTGTTAGCACTCAGCAGCCAGCGATTCCCGTCGTCCACTCGTCCGGAAAGCGGCACCAGGTCCGAAACCCTAATTCCTAAATCCCctaattctaataatataaaaccctaaatccctaattctTAAATCCCCTAACTCTGATAATATTCTATCATTTCTTTGAACCATTATTGATTTGTTGCTGCAACTATACTGTTTTGATGCTTTGAGAGAGtagtttatattatatatatataagccacgaaataaaaaataaatataaagagtaGGAAAAAGGATTATCATTTGGTCACGAATGTGTTCCATAGCACACTAGCACGAATTCTGATTCATAGCAGTAATGGCCTGTGGGTCTATACAATTCTACTCTGTTAAATCTAATTCTTGTTCCAGCTTATCCATTGTTTCTGATGTTGTCTACAGTAGTTTAGCTCAATAGCTTGTCATCTAATAAACTGATTTTTGCATGTCAACAGATAGAGATTTGTAATTTGTACTTGTAACCAATTTCTAGAGAATTTGATttgctgaaaaaaaaagaattctatTGGAAAATTAATTTGAGAGATTTATTCATAATTGATCAATTGTTTTATTGTGATTaagaattgtgaattgtgaacattgcaTTTTGAATGAAACAATCTTAGAGCTATACAGAATATGAGATGCGTTTTGTATTCGAACTGTTTTATCTAATTAGTGatgcattatattttgtcatgaatattttttaactGTGTTTtgaattgctttaattttgccCCCACTCGAGAATAATCCTGGCTCTGCCACTGTTCGTTTCCATTGAAAACTACGCTTTCTTTGAATTAGAGATTATTATCATGGGTTTCTTACTTATTTGGTATTGGTTTGAGTTTCATTCGTTTtccattttcttgattttcagtTGTAGTCACTTGTGATTGATGTGCAGATGGATGGTACTATAAAGGAGGAGCTCTACTCGGAGGCTTTGCGCTTTTCTAATCTTGATTTAGGTGTGAGACCGGACACCAACAATGGAAACCACAATGCCCATGGTAAAAAAATGCAgctttgagaattttttttgttagttcAGCTTATTCTAAATGGCATAATTCATGTTATCTAAGATGGAAACTGGAGATGGAATATTTGGATTAAAgggtataagtgtataacttGCACAAATTGTGTCATTAGCCTCACTAAGGCTTGTCGCAAATGCTGTCTTAAAAGTAACTGTTCGTGATGTTAGTAATGTTTAGTTCTTTAGAAGCAAATATTTCATTCAGGCTCACATATGCTGGTGGAGAAGGTTCATTGTTTACCACTTTACAGATTGGTTTAATCTTGTGCTCTTTGTCCCTTTTTTACATGCTTTTTGAAAAACTATTATAAGACTAGAATAAAAAGCTTGGAGTATAGCCTGTAGTACTTAGTAGCAGATAAAGTGAAATTTATGGTGCAGTAATTACCCCCTTTTGGTGATACTGCATATTAGTGTATGGAGTTATTTAGAAATATGGCAGGCCGCAGGCTTCTATACAAGGAATACTTGTGAACAATTTTTcactcatttttttaaattggattTTGTGAATGAGATTCAAAAGCTACTTGGTGATTTTCATGGCCTTGTTCTATATGTAATGACTGATTCTAAGTCTTACGTAGTGGTTAAGTTCTGTGCAACTACTCTTTACTGCATCTGGAATCTATGCTAtgatttatgtattttaaaaatatctgGTTACTCCATAGGGGTGTGTAGAGTGTTCTCTTCTAATACATCTTCCTTCTGAATCATGCAATGTTATCAATCTGGTAAGTGATAATCCTGGACAACTGTTACATTGGGAACTACTGACAATATGCTTTACAGACATCATTAAATacattcccccccccccccccccccccccccccccccccccccccccccNNNNNNNNNNNNNNNNNNNNNNNNNNNNNNNNNNNNNNNNNNNNNNNNNNNNNNNNNNNNNNNNNNNNNNNNNNNNNNNNNNNNNNNNNNNNNNNNNNNNNNNNNNNNNNNNNNNNNNNNNNNNNNNNNNNNNNNNNNNNNNNNNNNNNNNNNNNNNNNNNNNNNNNNNNNNNNNNNNNNNNNNNNNNNNNNNNNNNNNNNNNNNNNNNNNNNNNNNNNNNNNNNNNNNNNNNNNNNNNNNNNNNNNNNNNNNNNNNNNNNNNNNNNNNNNNNNNNNNNNNNNNNNNNNNNNNNNNNNNNNNNNNNNNNNNNNNNNNNNNNNNNNNNNNNNNNNNNNNNNNNNNNNNNNNNNNNNNNNNNNNNNNNNNNNNNNNNNNNNNNNNNNNNNNNNNNNNNNNNNNNNNNNNNNNNNNNNNNNNNNNNNNNNNNNNNNNNNNNNNNNNNNNNNNNNNNNNNNNNNNNNNNNNNNNNNNNNNNNNNNNNNNNNNNNNNNNNNNNNNNNNNNNNNNNNNNNNNNNNNNNNNNNNNNNNNNNNNNNNNNNNNNNNNNNNNNNNNNNNNNNNNNNNNNNNNNNNNNNNNNNNNNNNNNNNNNNNNNNNNNNNNNNNNNNNNNNNNNNNNNNNNNNNNNNNNNNNNNNNNNNNNNNNNNNNNNNNNNNNNNNNNNNNNNNNNNNNNNNNNNNNNNNNNNNNNNNNNNNNNNNNNNNNNNNNNNNNNNNNNNNNNNNNNNNNNNNNNNNNNNNNNNNNNNNNNNNNNNNNNNNNNNNNNNNNNNNNNNNNNNNNNNNNNNNNNNNNNNNNNNNNNNNNNNNNNNNNNNNNNNNNNNNNNNNNNNNNNNNNNNNNNNNNNNNNNNNNNNNNNNNNNNNNNNNNNNNNNNNNNNNNNNNNNNNNNNNNNNNNNNNNNNNNNNNNNNNNNNNNNNNNNNNNNNNNNNNNNNNNNNNNNNNNNNNNNNNNNNNNNNNNNNNNNNNNNNNNNNNNNNNNNNNNNNNNNNNNNNNNNNNNNNNNNNNNNNNNNNNNNNNNNNNNNNNNNNNNNNNNNNNNNNNNNNNNNNNNNNNNNNNNNNNNNNNNNNNNNNNNNNNNNNNNNNNNNNNNNNNNNNNNNNNNNNNNNNNNNNNNNNNNNNNNNNNNNNNNNNNNNNNNNNNNNNNNNNNNNNNNNNNNNNNNNNNNNNNNNNNNNNNNNNNNNNNNNNNNNNNNNNNNNNNNNNNNNNNNNNNNNNNNNNNNNNNNNNNNNNNNNNNNNNNNNNNNNNNNNNNNNNNNNNNNNNNNNNNNNNNNNNNNNNNNNNNNNNNNNNNNNNNNNNNNNNNNNNNNNNNNNNNNNNNNNNNNNNNNNNNNNNNNNNNNNNNNNNNNNNNNNNNNNNNNNNNNNNNNNNNNNNNNNNNNNNNNCCCCCCCCCCCCagcccccaccccaccccacacacacacacacacaaatacacTAAAACAGGTAGCATGACTATCAAATATCATTCTCTTGACAATAGGATTTAGTTCACTATAATGCAGCCAGCTTAGTTTACATCACTCAAAGACATTGAATTTGACTACTGAACGATTGTTTACAAGTCCAATTCATAAATCTCCTGACTCTTTGTTGGTGccagttgatgatgatgatgacttatggtatgatgatgatgatgatgatggttcaTCATGTGTTCCTTCAAAGGCAGCAGACAGGTCATCTGATTTGGACAGGGAGTGGCAGAGGAGGCACGACCAATTCCATACAGTATCCTATTAAGTTGGGCGTGATTATAGATATAACAGAATAACTTTTTTTCCTGATTGTGTTAGCTTCTGCAAGTCAAAGTGTTACATCTTGATGAATTATTAGATTGGATATCGTGACGGTCTTATAGCAGGAAAAGAATCCTCTGCACAAGAAGGGTTTAATGCTGGTTTTGTGGAATCAGTATATGCTGGATACAACTGG contains these protein-coding regions:
- the LOC116015153 gene encoding protein YAE1-like isoform X1; protein product: MDGTIKEELYSEALRFSNLDLGVRPDTNNGNHNAHVDDDDDLWYDDDDDDGSSCVPSKAADRSSDLDREWQRRHDQFHTIGYRDGLIAGKESSAQEGFNAGFVESVYAGYNWGVVKGVIGTLACLPPELQEKLITTEESRIKFQKLHESVQPVSAADALKTFHESLPKRSVNQGETVESSSCVIESQNQRSEDGFQNYQSEFESLISKLPLVKLNSDSDQ
- the LOC116015153 gene encoding uncharacterized protein LOC116015153 isoform X2 — its product is MDGTIKEELYSEALRFSNLDLGVRPDTNNGNHNAHVDDDDDLWYDDDDDDGSSCVPSKAADRSSDLDREWQRRHDQFHTIGYRDGLIAGKESSAQEGFNAGFVESVYAGYNWGVVKGVIGTLACLPPELQEKLITTEESRIKFQKLHESVQPVSAADALKTFHESLPKRSVNQERTQSKLLLSNDVSSQSIQSPRTPSSNQRMQALL
- the LOC116015418 gene encoding scarecrow-like protein 3, encoding MVAMVQEEGSSSIGSSPLQYFSMMSLSPGIGSPYPWLGEMRSERRGLFLVHLLVTCVNHVAAGNIENANIVLEHISHLAASDGDSMQRVAAYFNEALADRILKGWPGLYKALKSTRITSAADENVVQKMFFELCPFLRLSYVITNEAIMEAMEREKVVHIIDLNAFEPAQWISLLQAMSVRPEGPPHIRITGINEHKEVLEQMAHQLNEAAEKLDIPFQFNPIVSRLESLSIESLPVKMGEAIAISSVLQLHPFLAFDDEMLQRNTPPVVSRHANSVHLQRILQVNPRTLGDFLEKEVANPYGASPDSTSSSPLPLATAPKMMSFLNSLWSLSPKIMVMTEQEANHNGFSLMDRTMEALNFYAALFDCLESTIPRASPERQKIEKMVYGEEIKNIISCEGLERKERHEKLEKWIPRLELSGFRKVRLSYHIMMQGRRLLHSHNYDGYNLKDQDGCFLICWQDQPLFSVSAWRFQRYS
- the LOC116014795 gene encoding protein trichome birefringence-like 41 produces the protein MRKGVCSLVGAAIFMVSACFLSEAHDDKRTRMSHSCCNMFEGSWVYDDSYPLYNSAACPFIRDDFNCVKYGRTNLQYLKYRWQPNDCDLPRFDGRDFLRRFKGKTIMFIGDSISLNFYESLKCLLNAAVSGESKSKVETRKTHHNYLKDYGVEVKMFHTNFLVDIERKDIGRVLKLHSLKNGDVWKQADVLIFNTWQWWGRRGQGQPWDYIEHDGKVVKDMNRVAAFSAALDTWAKWVETEVNHTKTHVIYQGVTPSHYKGAEWGEPGVRNCLKETRPIKGSTYAVGLPVGEKIVKQAQNRMTKPFYLLDITRLSELRKDGHPAIYSGLNTMDCTHWCLAGVPDTWAQILYAHLVSGIGN